A region from the Bactrocera dorsalis isolate Fly_Bdor chromosome 1, ASM2337382v1, whole genome shotgun sequence genome encodes:
- the LOC105227801 gene encoding conserved oligomeric Golgi complex subunit 8 has translation MDLENERVLKLIFPDGLPENLRDNPELYSYLANLGTYKVEQLKKEQARLADENKRIVEQTQELAISNYRTFIHTAENSRSIFTEFKNTEEQVSTLLDKLPVFTAECENFLAKAEDINEERRINSITLKKNAQLLEILELPQLMERCIREGRYEEALELASYVQKLGHNHSDIPIIKSIVHSVEALWHTMLVQLVAQLRTDLQLPKCLQIVGYLRRMQAFSNNELKLKFLQARDTWLKGTLKAIAKDDAQQHLTKTIEVTRINLFNIITQYRAIFPDDEASAVAAVKPMQGVTCEGERLFQAWLHRKIDDFLHTLEFDLERGISSFDTVLGQCMYFGLSFSRVGADFRGLMVPIFLRVIRRNFDNAISNVNQSFAQELERYTLINKVTLHTRGHKGDTASNNPTTAQEQESYAPPETLLDFHPLASLCNGYLNALNELRLCAPIALANDVTRALQTSLEFVATKVLSFYRQEQQAFTSAERETFVKLCSSLAYDLIPYIQRCIHAIFPQQTLTNHLGINLLTLEQERITYLQQQKILEPLKHLLPNKIPEVLLKQEPAPTTVESAPTTAESAAAQSDTSAVSAES, from the exons atggATTTAGAGAATGAACGCGTGTTAAAATTGATTTTCCCGGATGGTTTGCCAG AGAACCTACGCGACAATCCAGAACTTTACAGTTATCTAGCTAATTTGGGCACCTACAAGGTGGAGCAATTGAAAAAGGAGCAAGCGCGTTTGGCCGATGAAAACAAACGTATAGTGGAGCAGACGCAGGAGTTGGCCATTTCCAATTATagaacattcatacatacagcCGAGAATTCGCGTTCAATTTTCACTGAATTCAAAAATACAGAAGAACAAGTGAGCACCTTGTTGGATAAATTGCCCGTCTTTACGGCGGAGTGTGAGAATTTTCTCGCCAAAGCCGAAGATATAAATGAGGAAAGACGCATTAATTCGATTACATTGAAAAAGAATGCACAGCTGCTGGAAATACTTGAGCTGCCGCAGCTGATGGAGCGTTGCATACGCGAAGGCCGCTATGAAGAAGCATTGGAATTGGCCAGTTATGTGCAGAAGTTAGGACACAACCATAGTGATATACCGATTATAAAG AGTATTGTACACTCAGTGGAGGCGCTTTGGCACACCATGTTGGTGCAGTTAGTGGCGCAGTTACGCACCGATTTACAGTTGCCCAAATGCTTGCAAATTGTTGGTTATCTACGACGCATGCAGGCATTTAGCAATAATGAATTGAAGTTGAAGTTTCTGCAAGCGCGTGATACGTGGCTTAAAGGCACATTGAAAGCGATAGCAAAGGATGATG CTCAGCAACATTTGACCAAAACCATTGAGGTTACAcgcattaatttatttaatattataacacAATATCGCGCGATATTTCCCGATGATGAGGCGAGCGCTGTTGCAGCCGTCAAACCAATGCAAGGTGTGACATGTGAGGGTGAGCGTTTGTTTCAAGCATGGCTGCATAGGAAG ATCGACGATTTTCTGCACACCTTGGAATTCGATTTGGAGCGCGGCATCAGCTCGTTTGACACCGTACTCGGCCAGTGCATGTATTTCGGGCTCTCTTTCAGTCGCGTCGGCGCCGATTTTCGTGGACTAATGGTGCCCATCTTTTTGCGTGTTATACGGCGTAATTTCGATAATGCAATTTCCAACGTGAATCAAAGTTTCGCACAAGAGCTTGAACGTTACACGCTCATTAATAAAGTGACATTGCATACACGTGGACACAAAGGGGATACAGCCAGCAATAATCCGACTACTGCACAGGAGCAGGAATCGTATGCGCCGCCAGAAACGTTGCTGGATTTCCATCCGCTGGCCTCACTCTGCAATGGCTACTTAAATGCGCTGAACGAATTGCGACTTTGTGCGCCCATCGCCTTGGCGAATGACGTCACACGCGCACTACAAACGTCACTGGAATTTGTCGCCACCAAAGTGTTGAGTTTCTATCGGCAGGAGCAGCAGGCGTTCACCAGCGCCGAGCGCGAGACATTCGTTAAGTTGTGTTCCAGCTTGGCTTACGATTTAATACCATATATACAGCGTTGCATACACGCCATATTTCCGCAACAGACGCTAACCAATCATTTGGGTATCAATTTGTTGACGTTGGAGCAAGAGAGGATTACttacttacaacaacaaaagatatTGGAGCCACTAAAACATTTGTTGCCCAACAAAATACCCGAAGTATTGCTTAAGCAAGAGCCGGCGCCAACGACAGTGGAATCAGCGCCAACAACAGCGGAATCAGCGGCAGCGCAGAGTGATACGAGCGCTGTGTCTGCCGAAAGTTAA